A region from the Mya arenaria isolate MELC-2E11 chromosome 2, ASM2691426v1 genome encodes:
- the LOC128225117 gene encoding uncharacterized protein LOC128225117: MDSRWDFRSTFPGFSIIVLVISAHGFEIEATSAHSRLNLLQALQLLQHRSTHAYLADNIVPYKEDSINDFDTSPTYLDGSLLVETPVPGRETSANKRGWEDVSFAWRQPLHKRGWESIRGLVSFPRKLSPKRALAMVRNLWRIPEIREKYKALLREGKRSDEQLVNVPVQSGDDNPTWMMDEIEYDQNGIPTFMLPHDDTFSGEELGAKLPANNHYESGRFKQKDRLTKRGWEFVGNFQVGKRSSNNPNVKTSKTTRGWEDMRWKRNGLRLLNGQYSLPRKINPYLTQRMLPTGDHTPLGKRELYPSATNKELLLNEVYKSRGLEPISYDIDNEKRGWEMFSWKRTLPVISRYSQSSSNVFLGEPDVFHSLRRKRSVTIDGPRNADQEKAVQMVRKYVKGNRDGLRRMFELPEWKQNQHRYDGQQTSLPLDTNTDGRVDRNRRGWEFLDTWKKNNYFNLDEHTGLVEKPETYKRGWEPIKWKRTSLDKDNGDVYGKDKLKLNDEIIAMFPHYNKDENTLAPTNDVMEKE; encoded by the exons gTCGACCTTTCCTGGGTTTTCGATCATTGTACTGGTCATTTCAGCGCACGGATTTGAAATAG aAGCAACGAGCGCACACAGTCGGCTCAATCTACTTCAGGCATTGCAATTATTGCAACACCGTTCGACCCATGCTTATCTTGCTGATAACATTGTGCCTTACAAGGAAGATAGCATCAACGACTTTGATACAAGTCCAACCTATTTAGATGGGTCGCTGCTAGTTGAAACACCTGTTCCTGGCAGAGAGACCAGCGCAAACAAAAGGGGTTGGGAGGATGTGTCGTTTGCATGGAGACAACCTCTACATAAACGTGGTTGGGAGAGTATCCGAGGGTTAGTTTCTTTTCCTCGAAAATTGTCACCTAAGCGAGCATTGGCCATGGTCAGAAATTTGTGGCGAATTCCGGAAATTAGGGAAAAATACAAGGCTTTGTTGAGAGAGGGAAAACGAAGTGATGAACAACTCGTGAATGTACCAGTACAGTCTGGAGACGACAATCCGACATGGATGATGGATGAAATTGAATATGATCAAAACGGAATTCCAACATTCATGCTCCCACACGACGATACGTTCTCCGGGGAAGAACTCGGTGCTAAACTCCCTGCTAATAATCACTATGAGTCAGGCAGATTTAAACAGAAAGATAGGTTAACCAAACGAGGCTGGGAATTTGTCGGCAATTTTCAGGTTGGTAAGAGATCTAGCAACAACCCAAACgtaaaaacttctaaaacaacTCGTGGCTGGGAAGATATGCGATGGAAGAGAAACGGTTTACGGCTCTTGAATGGACAATACTCTTTGCCAAGAAAAATCAATCCATACTTAACTCAGAGAATGTTGCCTACTGGTGACCACACACCTCTTGGAAAACGAGAGTTGTATCCATCTGCAACGAATAAAGAGCTCCTGTTAAACGAAGTATATAAGTCTAGGGGTTTGGAACCGATATCCTATGATATTGATAACGAAAAGCGCGGCTGGGAAATGTTCAGCTGGAAAAGAACTCTACCAGTTATCTCCAGATATTCCCAATCATCTTCGAACGTATTTCTTGGAGAGCCCGACGTTTTTCACTCACTGAGACGTAAACGAAGCGTTACTATTGATGGACCAAGGAACGCAGACCAGGAAAAAGCTGTTCAAATGGttagaaaatatgtaaaaggAAACAGGGATGGGCTTAGGAGAATGTTCGAGCTGCCTGAATGGAAACAAAATCAACATAGGTATGATGGGCAGCAAACATCATTACCTCTTGATACGAATACTGACGGAAGGGTAGACCGCAATAGGCGTGGGTGGGAATTCTTAGACACGtggaaaaagaataattattttaacttgGATGAACATACTGGACTCGTTGAAAAGCCAGAGACTTACAAACGAGGATGGGAACCTATAAAATGGAAGAGAACTTCATTAGATAAAGACAATGGTGATGTTTATGGAAAGGATAAATTGAAACTAAATGACGAAATAATAGCAATGTTTCCACATTATAACAAAGATGAAAACACTTTAGCTCCTACCAATGACGTTATGGAGAAGGAATAA